A genomic segment from Leptolyngbya boryana PCC 6306 encodes:
- a CDS encoding COG3650 family protein — protein sequence MKSWLWCVAFVGMASVVSLSAIAKTPAPTSANSAREFIVRGNEPFWNITIGKKGIVYTTPDTKPRTFPYVAPIGAQGRPIDNVRVYRLQGNNILVLKKVDSCSDTMSDKNYPYAATLMMGNTVREGCAEPK from the coding sequence ATGAAATCTTGGTTATGGTGTGTTGCCTTTGTTGGCATGGCTTCTGTTGTTTCTCTAAGCGCGATCGCAAAAACTCCGGCTCCAACTTCTGCAAATTCAGCACGCGAGTTTATCGTTCGAGGAAATGAACCATTCTGGAATATTACGATCGGCAAAAAAGGCATTGTTTATACGACTCCTGATACAAAGCCGCGCACCTTCCCGTATGTCGCTCCAATCGGGGCACAGGGTCGCCCGATCGACAATGTTCGAGTCTACCGTTTACAAGGCAATAACATCTTAGTTCTTAAGAAAGTCGATTCCTGTAGCGATACCATGTCAGATAAGAACTATCCCTACGCTGCAACTTTGATGATGGGAAATACAGTCCGCGAGGGTTGTGCAGAACCGAAATAA
- a CDS encoding VOC family protein: MTTQFRQIILMVENVSASVEFYREGLGLKVNVVTETWAELEADGTEIALHATTRSYQTESSPILSFHVADVYTTVEDLEAMGGRLEGIVRQLSFGKVALVRTPDGHLLNLLQPVDDHQLRELLSYES, translated from the coding sequence ATGACGACACAATTTAGACAGATTATTCTCATGGTTGAGAATGTTAGTGCTTCTGTAGAGTTTTACCGGGAAGGATTGGGGCTAAAAGTCAATGTAGTCACGGAAACTTGGGCAGAGCTAGAAGCAGACGGAACAGAGATTGCGCTACATGCTACAACTCGTTCATATCAAACTGAAAGTTCACCGATTTTGAGTTTTCATGTGGCAGATGTGTATACCACGGTCGAAGATCTCGAAGCGATGGGCGGAAGATTAGAAGGGATTGTTCGCCAACTATCTTTCGGTAAAGTTGCTTTGGTGAGAACTCCTGACGGACATTTGCTCAATCTATTACAGCCTGTCGATGATCATCAACTTCGTGAACTTTTGAGCTATGAGTCCTGA
- a CDS encoding alpha/beta fold hydrolase, which translates to MDQVVDAVWVSASAGVKALDRPLIQYLSRQATIALWQYEQDLDEASSLASAVELLHQYLETQHHSVHLLGHGTSGIVALLYARLYPEKVKSLTLFSVAAQPAITWHTHYYVQRKLLPCSRQQVLGQMVRNLFGTHLPFQTQAFVALLDRDLETSPSLHSLYGLVQLPKGGVEIPLLVCAANDDSVIDRRSHAQWSRMLKLGDRLWRCPEGRHFFHFFHPEPVGNEVVQFWQSLSRMPELELTA; encoded by the coding sequence ATGGATCAGGTGGTAGATGCGGTTTGGGTTAGTGCAAGTGCTGGAGTGAAAGCTTTAGATCGTCCTTTGATACAGTATCTTTCTCGACAAGCAACGATCGCATTATGGCAGTACGAACAAGATCTAGACGAAGCAAGTTCTTTAGCGAGTGCCGTTGAACTTCTCCATCAGTATTTAGAGACTCAGCACCATTCTGTTCATCTACTTGGACATGGAACCAGTGGCATTGTCGCACTGTTATATGCTCGTCTCTATCCTGAAAAAGTGAAGTCACTGACGCTTTTCAGCGTAGCTGCTCAACCTGCAATTACTTGGCATACACATTATTACGTTCAACGGAAGCTTTTACCCTGTAGCCGTCAGCAGGTTTTGGGACAAATGGTACGAAACTTATTCGGCACACATCTGCCCTTCCAGACTCAAGCGTTTGTGGCATTACTCGATCGAGATTTAGAAACATCGCCGAGTCTCCATTCACTGTACGGATTGGTGCAATTGCCAAAAGGCGGAGTCGAAATCCCATTATTAGTCTGTGCTGCCAATGATGATTCGGTCATCGATCGTCGCTCTCATGCTCAATGGAGCCGCATGTTGAAATTAGGCGATCGCTTATGGCGATGCCCCGAGGGCAGGCATTTCTTTCACTTTTTTCATCCAGAGCCAGTTGGAAATGAAGTGGTGCAGTTTTGGCAATCTCTTTCTCGAATGCCTGAGCTAGAGTTGACAGCTTGA
- the fldA gene encoding flavodoxin FldA, with protein MATVGLFYGTQTGNTETIAEAIQAQLGGDSIVELSDIANASSEDFEPYEYLIIGCPTWNIGELQADWEGFYDELDNINFNGKKVAYFGCGDQIGYADNFQDAMGILEEKISGLGGQTVGMTSTAGYEHQESKAVRGDKFCGLAIDEDNQSDLTDERIKAWATQLKSAFGI; from the coding sequence ATGGCAACGGTCGGCTTATTTTACGGCACGCAAACTGGCAACACAGAGACAATTGCAGAAGCAATTCAAGCTCAACTGGGAGGAGACTCGATCGTTGAGTTGAGCGATATTGCCAATGCAAGTTCTGAAGATTTTGAACCGTATGAATACCTCATCATCGGCTGTCCCACCTGGAACATTGGAGAGCTTCAAGCCGATTGGGAAGGCTTTTACGATGAGCTAGACAATATCAATTTCAATGGCAAAAAGGTTGCCTACTTTGGCTGTGGCGATCAGATTGGCTATGCCGATAACTTCCAAGATGCAATGGGGATCTTGGAAGAAAAAATTTCTGGGCTCGGAGGACAAACGGTGGGGATGACTTCCACCGCAGGCTACGAGCATCAAGAATCGAAGGCAGTTCGCGGAGATAAATTTTGCGGACTTGCCATTGATGAAGATAACCAATCCGATCTGACAGACGAACGGATCAAAGCTTGGGCGACTCAACTCAAATCTGCATTTGGCATCTAA
- a CDS encoding CHAT domain-containing protein: MKYPQWFLPIVLVALLITVGCSHSNVTISAQEDVLAQSPSSVLKPEPDRVTEALDRSDVPEAIRQIEIRWKNQYEDYFQGKFKTQIVPAAEIARSLNQINQRTKRKSALFYAIPSANHLDLMLVTANGKPIHRRITAANRSVLTQTLQSFRMGVVRDDSDPDDYLVPGQQLYRWIVAPLEAQLRAEGINQIIFCLGSGLRSLPLAALHDGQKFLIEKYNLAIIPAFNLLDRQSRTSPNTEILAMGASTFSNKPPLPGVPIEIASITQTPWQGTSLLNQEFTLKNLRAHRQKTPYGIVHLATHAEFSSGDVNRSYIQFWDQQLKLSQLQELGLQNPPVQLLVLSACRTALGDTRAEMGFAGLAVKAGSKAAIASLWSVSDASTLMLMKEFYRALKSAPVKADALREAQIEMIQNSDRLRAQIRDRRLPEEIRALADQNLAHPYHWAAFTLIGNPW, translated from the coding sequence ATGAAATATCCTCAATGGTTCCTACCCATTGTTCTGGTTGCCTTGCTGATTACAGTCGGATGTTCCCACTCCAATGTCACGATCTCGGCACAGGAGGATGTTCTTGCTCAAAGTCCGAGTTCTGTCCTCAAACCAGAACCCGATCGCGTGACCGAAGCGCTCGATCGTTCAGATGTGCCTGAAGCCATTCGACAAATCGAAATCCGCTGGAAAAACCAATACGAAGACTATTTTCAAGGAAAATTCAAAACCCAAATTGTGCCTGCTGCGGAAATTGCACGATCGCTGAATCAGATCAATCAACGCACGAAACGGAAATCGGCTCTATTCTATGCAATTCCAAGCGCGAACCATTTAGATTTGATGCTGGTCACTGCCAACGGTAAACCGATTCATCGCCGCATTACCGCCGCAAATCGATCTGTTCTAACTCAAACGCTGCAATCTTTTCGCATGGGAGTTGTGCGAGACGATTCTGACCCGGATGATTACTTAGTCCCCGGACAGCAACTTTATCGCTGGATCGTCGCACCCTTAGAAGCGCAACTTCGAGCCGAGGGGATCAATCAGATTATCTTCTGCTTGGGCAGTGGGCTAAGGAGCTTACCCCTTGCAGCATTACATGATGGGCAGAAATTTTTGATTGAGAAGTATAACTTAGCGATTATTCCGGCGTTTAATTTACTCGATCGACAATCGCGTACCTCTCCCAACACTGAAATTCTCGCGATGGGAGCCTCTACGTTTAGCAATAAACCGCCCCTGCCCGGTGTACCGATCGAGATTGCATCGATCACTCAAACTCCCTGGCAAGGCACATCTCTGTTGAATCAAGAATTTACGCTAAAAAACCTCAGAGCACATCGACAAAAAACTCCCTATGGCATTGTGCATTTAGCAACTCATGCTGAGTTCTCGTCTGGCGATGTGAATCGGTCTTATATTCAATTCTGGGATCAACAGTTGAAGTTGAGTCAGCTTCAAGAATTGGGCTTGCAAAATCCGCCTGTACAATTGTTAGTCCTCAGCGCTTGTCGGACTGCACTGGGAGATACGAGAGCAGAAATGGGATTTGCAGGATTGGCAGTGAAGGCAGGCAGTAAAGCTGCGATCGCGTCTTTGTGGTCAGTCAGTGATGCCAGTACATTAATGTTGATGAAAGAGTTTTATCGAGCCTTGAAATCGGCTCCTGTCAAAGCAGATGCCTTACGAGAAGCCCAGATTGAGATGATTCAAAACTCCGATCGCCTTCGGGCACAAATTCGCGATCGTCGATTGCCGGAAGAAATCAGAGCCTTGGCGGATCAGAATTTAGCGCATCCGTATCATTGGGCAGCCTTTACGCTGATTGGAAATCCTTGGTAG
- a CDS encoding DUF1822 family protein produces the protein MTYLNALAQPVLEIPPSINAAAWQNRSRTAPARWNTYLNQVCSQTVSDWLQDARETLDRTALQNLWQLVNGTSFRLNAHRIIVIPDKTMDTREFRVPQEWVDIPSWVGDYYFAAQVDPDEATILIWGYTTHAQLKALGEYDASDRMYSLDAEQMSQDFAVFALTRELYPQAVTRAEIAALAPVPAVQAENLVQRLANPEILQPRLEIPFQLWGALLEQSEWQQRLGQLRQGVRSVSLRQWLQNTIAEGWQTLDSLLGDEPALAYRFRQTADATRPTVQCVKILELREHTFWLSVVIEQEEGDRLSVRVQLRGAERDEILPSGVMLTMLSSAGEVVQSVEARDQDNLIQLRRFRCSAGTEFSLQISFDRVQVTEDFIA, from the coding sequence ATGACTTACTTAAACGCTCTAGCTCAACCTGTTCTAGAAATTCCGCCATCGATCAATGCTGCTGCTTGGCAAAATCGATCTCGCACTGCTCCGGCTCGCTGGAACACATACCTCAATCAGGTCTGTTCTCAAACCGTTTCAGATTGGCTTCAAGACGCTCGTGAAACTCTAGATCGAACTGCGTTGCAGAATCTCTGGCAATTAGTCAATGGAACATCGTTTCGGCTCAACGCGCACCGAATCATTGTGATTCCAGATAAAACAATGGATACGCGCGAATTTCGAGTGCCGCAAGAATGGGTGGATATTCCAAGTTGGGTGGGGGATTACTACTTTGCGGCTCAGGTCGATCCCGATGAGGCGACGATTTTAATTTGGGGATATACGACTCATGCTCAGTTGAAAGCTTTGGGTGAATATGATGCAAGCGATCGCATGTACAGCTTAGATGCAGAACAAATGTCTCAAGATTTTGCTGTCTTTGCACTGACGCGAGAACTGTATCCGCAAGCAGTTACTCGTGCTGAGATTGCGGCACTTGCCCCTGTTCCTGCGGTTCAAGCCGAGAATCTTGTGCAACGATTAGCAAATCCCGAAATTCTCCAACCTCGCTTAGAAATTCCCTTCCAACTCTGGGGAGCATTACTCGAGCAATCTGAATGGCAACAAAGATTAGGGCAATTGCGACAAGGCGTGAGAAGTGTATCGCTGCGCCAATGGTTGCAAAACACGATCGCAGAAGGCTGGCAAACCCTAGACAGCTTACTGGGTGATGAACCTGCTCTAGCTTATCGCTTCCGTCAAACGGCTGATGCAACTCGTCCCACGGTTCAATGTGTCAAAATTTTAGAACTCAGAGAACATACCTTCTGGTTGTCAGTGGTGATCGAGCAAGAAGAGGGCGATCGCTTATCGGTGCGGGTGCAACTGCGAGGTGCAGAACGCGATGAAATCCTACCGAGTGGAGTAATGCTAACGATGCTTTCGAGTGCAGGCGAGGTTGTGCAATCGGTGGAAGCCCGCGACCAAGATAATCTGATTCAACTCCGTCGTTTCCGATGCTCGGCGGGAACTGAATTCAGCTTACAGATTTCATTCGATCGAGTTCAAGTCACTGAAGACTTTATTGCATAG
- a CDS encoding CHASE2 domain-containing protein has translation MDHLIVLNLGQGNWKDGFPTVIAQLWESGRSTPMQFTGSLPATPTLVDRLTRWRSIYTALYAHLGLRRSEFELDDDEPTHISAAEFHQLTHEVQSQFNLWLSASSFRAIDRQLRTRLSPKDSIRLMVVAHDRQILQLPWCLWDFLSDYPYAEVALSLPEFARSLQLPNPNRRKKVRILSILGNSQGIDVERDRALLQKLPNAEVHCLVEPTPQALQETLWQSAWDVLFFAGHSSTDVKGYIQINRTETLTIEQLKYSLRHAIAQGLKLAIFNSCDGLGLAQDLADLQLPQVIVMREPVPDHIAQEFLKSFLSSFSSGQSLYQSVREAREKLQALESDFPCATWLPVICQNPSEVPPTWQDWCGQKRQFLPPMSRSQLQTIALSTLAITGLVSGIRWFGAMQSIELQAFDVLMQHRPVEPPDPRVLIVKIEEEDIQRQPQNGGSISDETLDRVLETLERHQARVVGLDLYRDFPTQRPSLKKRMAQMAQNAQLVAICKRRDPDSNDPTGIAPPAEISADAVGFSDVVQDRDGVLRRHLLFASADEIGTCATAYSLSVQLAFRYLSTQPSPIAPEFTSDQHLKFGSTVFPALTEPTSGYQRFDARGSQILLNYRSTKSPIEVAQQVTVRQLLNGEMNLNAIQDRIVLIGVTAPSAKDYFATPYGRGFSQQLPGVIVQAHMVSQMISAVLDKRPLLWVWSTAIEVIWIGAWTVFGGLLIWRFRQLKWIAIAGAGCIFLLIAGCWFVLTQAGWIPLVPALLGFLLNGGTVAYRFLASSQPNSL, from the coding sequence ATGGATCATCTGATTGTTCTCAATCTAGGGCAAGGCAACTGGAAAGATGGATTTCCCACAGTTATTGCTCAACTGTGGGAGTCTGGACGATCGACCCCGATGCAGTTTACGGGCAGTCTGCCTGCGACTCCAACTTTAGTCGATCGCTTAACTCGCTGGCGGTCAATTTATACAGCCCTCTATGCTCACCTTGGGTTACGTCGCTCAGAATTTGAACTCGATGACGATGAACCGACTCATATCTCTGCGGCTGAATTTCATCAACTGACGCACGAAGTTCAAAGTCAATTTAATCTCTGGCTTAGTGCTAGTTCCTTTCGGGCGATCGATCGACAACTTCGCACCCGCCTTTCTCCAAAAGATTCAATTCGGCTGATGGTTGTAGCGCACGATCGACAGATTCTTCAGTTACCTTGGTGCTTATGGGATTTTCTATCAGATTATCCTTATGCAGAGGTCGCATTGAGCCTGCCGGAATTTGCGCGATCGCTGCAACTTCCGAATCCGAATCGCCGCAAGAAAGTACGAATTCTCAGCATTCTCGGCAATTCTCAAGGCATTGATGTCGAACGCGATCGCGCTTTGCTGCAAAAGCTTCCGAATGCAGAAGTTCATTGTTTAGTTGAACCAACCCCTCAAGCTTTACAAGAGACGCTCTGGCAATCGGCTTGGGATGTTTTATTTTTTGCGGGACATAGTTCGACAGATGTGAAAGGCTACATTCAAATTAATCGAACTGAAACGTTAACGATCGAGCAATTAAAGTACAGTTTGCGTCATGCGATCGCTCAAGGTCTGAAGCTTGCGATTTTTAACTCTTGTGATGGGTTGGGGCTAGCTCAGGACTTAGCTGATTTACAACTTCCGCAAGTGATTGTCATGCGCGAACCTGTGCCGGATCACATTGCTCAAGAATTCCTCAAATCGTTTCTCAGTTCATTTTCGAGTGGGCAGTCTCTCTATCAGTCAGTGCGAGAAGCGAGAGAGAAATTACAGGCATTAGAATCTGATTTTCCTTGTGCGACTTGGCTACCTGTGATTTGTCAGAATCCCTCTGAAGTGCCTCCAACTTGGCAGGATTGGTGTGGTCAAAAACGGCAGTTCTTACCCCCAATGTCGCGATCGCAGCTACAAACGATCGCACTCAGTACCCTTGCGATTACTGGATTAGTCTCAGGAATTCGCTGGTTTGGAGCAATGCAGTCGATCGAACTTCAAGCGTTTGATGTGTTGATGCAACATCGCCCAGTTGAACCACCTGACCCGCGAGTCTTGATTGTCAAAATTGAAGAAGAAGACATTCAGCGACAGCCTCAGAATGGCGGATCGATCTCTGATGAAACGCTCGATCGCGTTTTAGAAACGTTAGAACGTCATCAAGCGCGTGTAGTAGGGCTTGATCTCTATCGCGACTTTCCCACCCAACGTCCGAGCTTAAAAAAGCGCATGGCACAGATGGCACAAAATGCTCAACTCGTCGCCATCTGCAAACGTCGCGATCCTGACTCCAATGATCCGACAGGCATTGCACCGCCTGCTGAAATCAGTGCTGATGCCGTTGGGTTTAGTGACGTTGTGCAAGATCGCGATGGTGTCTTGCGGCGGCATCTTCTCTTTGCAAGTGCCGATGAGATTGGCACTTGTGCGACGGCTTATTCGCTTAGCGTTCAGCTTGCCTTTCGCTATCTCAGTACTCAACCGTCTCCGATCGCGCCAGAGTTTACTTCTGATCAGCATTTGAAGTTTGGCAGTACTGTATTTCCGGCTTTAACTGAACCGACGAGTGGCTATCAGCGCTTTGATGCACGCGGCAGTCAGATTTTACTGAACTATCGATCGACAAAATCCCCGATCGAGGTCGCGCAGCAAGTAACCGTTCGCCAATTGCTCAACGGTGAAATGAATCTTAATGCTATTCAAGATCGCATTGTGCTGATTGGCGTAACGGCTCCGAGCGCAAAAGACTATTTTGCAACGCCTTATGGCAGAGGCTTTTCGCAACAACTTCCAGGGGTGATCGTTCAGGCACATATGGTCAGCCAGATGATCAGTGCTGTTTTAGATAAACGACCTTTACTCTGGGTTTGGTCAACTGCGATCGAGGTGATTTGGATCGGAGCTTGGACAGTGTTCGGAGGCTTACTCATCTGGCGGTTTCGTCAGTTGAAATGGATCGCGATCGCAGGTGCAGGCTGCATTTTCCTCCTGATTGCTGGATGTTGGTTTGTGCTAACTCAAGCCGGATGGATTCCGCTCGTACCAGCATTGCTAGGATTTTTGCTCAATGGCGGCACAGTTGCCTACCGATTTCTTGCTTCATCTCAACCGAACTCACTCTAA
- a CDS encoding DUF928 domain-containing protein: MKFKPSQIALSVSLLSVVSISQFTSAQQRIRFTPPPSPSTSTPSDRGTGAGARGCDKEFAGLKALVPSPSPNDQWGLTVSDRPTIWFNIPTGVKAGTLVEWKLRNATNKVIYRTTTRLPKTDPGVVSFSIPESVAPLAVSTYQWDFAIYCESGTRDPNNPSDDIIDRPLVKKGRVQKVSVPPALQQELAEAKTPLDQAKAYARYGIWYDALTVLGKQIQTAQKPDKAILEAWNELLRQQKLEGKASATVTSCCKL, translated from the coding sequence ATGAAGTTCAAACCGTCTCAAATTGCCTTAAGCGTCTCATTGCTCAGCGTTGTCTCGATCTCTCAATTTACTTCTGCTCAGCAACGCATTCGATTTACTCCACCGCCTTCTCCGAGTACCAGTACTCCGTCCGATCGTGGCACAGGTGCAGGTGCTCGCGGATGTGATAAAGAATTTGCGGGCTTAAAAGCTTTAGTGCCATCGCCATCTCCGAATGATCAGTGGGGCTTAACGGTCAGCGATCGACCCACCATTTGGTTTAATATTCCAACCGGGGTCAAAGCAGGCACGCTTGTTGAATGGAAACTACGGAATGCTACGAATAAAGTGATTTACAGAACTACAACGCGCCTACCCAAAACAGATCCAGGCGTTGTGAGCTTTTCGATTCCTGAATCCGTTGCTCCGTTAGCAGTTTCGACCTATCAATGGGATTTTGCAATCTACTGTGAGAGTGGAACTCGTGACCCGAACAATCCGAGCGACGATATTATCGATCGACCTTTGGTGAAAAAAGGACGAGTTCAAAAAGTCTCTGTACCTCCAGCTTTGCAGCAAGAATTAGCAGAGGCTAAAACTCCATTAGATCAAGCAAAAGCTTATGCAAGATACGGCATTTGGTATGATGCTTTAACCGTCTTGGGCAAACAAATTCAAACGGCTCAAAAGCCGGATAAAGCAATCTTGGAAGCTTGGAATGAATTGCTCCGACAACAAAAACTAGAAGGCAAAGCCTCGGCAACGGTAACATCGTGCTGTAAGTTGTGA
- a CDS encoding HipA family kinase, whose product MLTMELRSIQATRYVTPLREGGSLPAIVEADDDGMYVLKFRGAGQGVKSLIAELIAGELARSLGLPVPEIVFIELDPDLARTEPDPEIQDLIRASAGLNLALDYLPGSITFDPVAGKAEAELASDIVWFDAYVTNIDRTARNANMLVWHRKLWLIDHGAALYFQHTWTHYLDRSLDRFPAIKDHVLLRFATHLEAAHTKMTARLTPDIIRHIINLIPDSWLVEGSPFTEPDQHREAYVEYLLKRLESSQIFLEEAIRAQSLYL is encoded by the coding sequence ATGCTGACGATGGAACTACGATCGATTCAAGCTACGAGATACGTCACCCCTTTACGCGAAGGTGGATCACTTCCTGCGATCGTAGAAGCTGATGATGATGGCATGTATGTCCTCAAATTTCGGGGTGCGGGACAGGGTGTAAAATCTCTGATTGCGGAACTAATCGCTGGCGAACTTGCGCGATCGCTCGGCTTACCTGTTCCAGAAATTGTATTCATTGAACTTGATCCAGACTTAGCCCGCACTGAGCCTGATCCAGAAATTCAAGATTTGATTCGAGCGAGTGCGGGTCTGAATCTTGCACTCGATTATCTACCTGGATCGATTACGTTCGACCCCGTTGCAGGCAAAGCCGAAGCTGAGCTTGCCTCTGACATTGTTTGGTTCGATGCCTATGTGACCAATATCGATCGCACGGCTAGAAACGCTAATATGCTCGTTTGGCATCGCAAACTTTGGCTGATTGATCATGGTGCTGCCTTGTACTTTCAGCATACTTGGACGCACTATCTCGATCGCAGTCTCGATCGCTTTCCTGCGATTAAAGATCATGTGCTTCTGCGCTTTGCCACTCACCTCGAAGCGGCTCATACTAAGATGACGGCGCGCCTGACACCTGATATCATCCGTCACATTATCAATCTCATCCCGGACAGTTGGCTGGTCGAAGGTTCTCCATTTACAGAGCCAGATCAGCATCGGGAAGCGTATGTTGAGTATCTACTCAAGCGCTTAGAGTCATCGCAGATATTTTTGGAGGAAGCGATTCGTGCCCAGTCACTTTACTTATGA
- a CDS encoding DUF3037 domain-containing protein, which translates to MPSHFTYDYAIIRVVPKVEREEFINVGVIVSCGVKRFLDARIELDESRLLVLDPTLDIEMIRDHLAVIPKICQGGEQAGAIGQLPHRERFHWLVAPRSTIIQTSKVHTGLCQDLQAVLEHLMNRMVRKNAHVETVHS; encoded by the coding sequence GTGCCCAGTCACTTTACTTATGATTACGCTATTATTCGCGTTGTCCCCAAAGTTGAGCGCGAAGAATTTATCAATGTTGGGGTGATTGTTTCTTGTGGTGTGAAACGCTTTCTCGACGCTCGGATTGAGTTGGATGAATCGCGCTTACTCGTGCTTGACCCAACTCTAGATATCGAAATGATTCGCGATCATCTCGCGGTGATTCCCAAGATCTGTCAGGGTGGGGAGCAAGCAGGAGCGATCGGACAACTTCCTCATCGAGAGCGATTTCATTGGCTGGTTGCGCCCAGAAGTACGATTATTCAAACTTCTAAAGTTCATACCGGGCTTTGCCAAGATCTTCAGGCAGTGCTAGAACATTTGATGAACCGCATGGTTAGGAAAAATGCTCATGTTGAAACAGTTCACTCTTAG
- a CDS encoding PQQ-dependent sugar dehydrogenase has product MMHAFAIGIAACSSPSANTAAPAPVAQTTPTNGTTQGFRQTKVLEGLENPWSMAWLPDGTMLITERPGRLRIVRDGKLDPTAIAGVPEVLATGQGGLLDVSVHPRFSENRWIYLTYAHGTRDSNRTRLARATFDGKALRDVRVIFEVAQAKSGGQHFGSRILWLPDNTMLVAIGDGGNPPVQLGSELIREQAQNLQSRLGKIVRLNDDGSIPSDNPFAANANADSAIWSYGHRNIQGLAFDPGAKRVWSTEHGSRGGDELNLIAAGQNYGWPVVTHSQEYFGGEISQERSRPGMVDPKTVWTPAKAPSGLTFYTGDRFPGWQGNLFAGGLVSQDVRRIELDQAGNVRSQQSIKIGQRVRDVRQSPDGLLYILTDASNGQLIRLEPTGG; this is encoded by the coding sequence ATGATGCACGCATTTGCCATCGGCATTGCGGCATGTTCTTCCCCATCTGCAAATACTGCTGCGCCTGCACCTGTTGCTCAAACAACCCCAACCAATGGAACAACTCAGGGATTTCGGCAGACAAAGGTCTTAGAAGGATTAGAAAACCCTTGGAGTATGGCTTGGCTTCCTGATGGCACCATGCTCATTACTGAAAGACCCGGTCGGCTACGAATTGTTCGCGATGGCAAGCTAGATCCGACTGCGATCGCAGGTGTGCCCGAAGTCTTGGCAACAGGGCAAGGCGGATTGCTGGATGTCTCTGTTCATCCTCGATTTAGCGAGAATCGATGGATCTACCTCACCTATGCGCACGGTACACGCGACTCAAATCGTACCCGTCTTGCGAGAGCGACCTTTGACGGCAAAGCATTGCGCGATGTGCGAGTCATTTTTGAAGTCGCTCAAGCCAAATCGGGTGGACAGCATTTTGGATCGCGAATTCTTTGGTTGCCGGATAACACGATGCTCGTTGCGATCGGAGATGGTGGAAATCCTCCCGTTCAGCTAGGAAGTGAGCTAATTCGCGAGCAAGCTCAGAACTTACAGAGTCGTCTGGGCAAAATTGTGCGCTTGAATGATGATGGTTCCATTCCGTCGGATAACCCGTTTGCAGCAAATGCGAATGCAGATTCAGCGATTTGGAGCTATGGACATCGCAACATTCAAGGTCTGGCTTTTGATCCTGGCGCGAAAAGAGTTTGGTCAACTGAACACGGGTCGCGGGGCGGTGATGAATTGAATCTTATTGCAGCGGGTCAGAACTATGGCTGGCCTGTGGTTACGCATAGCCAAGAGTACTTTGGTGGTGAGATTTCACAGGAACGATCGCGACCTGGCATGGTTGATCCAAAAACGGTTTGGACTCCAGCCAAGGCTCCTTCTGGGCTTACATTTTATACGGGCGATCGCTTTCCTGGCTGGCAAGGAAATCTATTCGCAGGCGGTCTAGTATCTCAAGATGTGCGTCGAATTGAGTTAGATCAAGCTGGAAATGTCCGAAGTCAGCAATCGATCAAGATTGGGCAGCGGGTGCGAGATGTTCGGCAAAGTCCAGATGGATTGTTGTACATTCTCACGGATGCATCGAATGGTCAGTTGATTCGATTAGAGCCGACAGGTGGCTAA